Below is a genomic region from Candidatus Methanomethylophilaceae archaeon.
CGTCCGCCCAGGCTTGAAGGACATGTATAAGGTACCACTGTCTTCTGCAGTAGCTGAAATGCTGTATGCCTGATAGCTGAAGATAGTCGTCTTCTGTGTAGGACATGGTGGTGGACAGGGGTGTTAGCCCCTTTTGTCAGTAAATTTCGGGCTCCAGCCCTTCTAGTCTATCGACTGCCACCTCGTAGTCATCCATCCTTCTTGGATCGCTGCAAAGCGGCTTTATCTTCAGAGAAGAGTGCACCTTGGCCGAAGAATACTGTCCTCTGGGGCAGTTGTGGTTCCACCAATACAGCCTTTCCACGTCCATGCTTCCGTCTGGCCTGGCTGAAGAGCAGTCGTTCTGGAACAGAGTCAGAAGGGCCTCTTTGAGTGTCTTGGCGTCCTCATCGGAAAAGCCCGTCTTTTGAGCGAGCTGAACATTGACGCTGCCATAGATTACATAAAGTCCATGGTCCACGCGATGCTTCAGCCCCATCGTGTCGGCCCCCCTCTTCTCCCCAGTTTCTGAATTCACGGATTTGGTGATCTGGTTGCTGGTGGTGCAGACGGGGCATACCGAGAGAGCCGGCCTGATGGTGACGGGGCCTCTTATCCCGATGGATACTGCGTCGATGCCGTCGGAGCTTTTGAAGGCGAACAGCTGACCGAAGGCACGGACATCGAACCATTCCCTGCATGCCGCTTCGACGAACCCATTCCTATCCTTGCTCTTCGGATACTGCTTCAGGACCTTGTCGGCACGCTCCCTGAGGCTTTTGAAGTCATCAATCGTCCTGTCGTCGGACTGAACGAAAATGGAGCCTCCCATGTCTTGCACCCTGTTCCTTATTTTGCGTTTTACACAGACGTCGGAGATCTCACCCAGCCCTTCCATGGTGACGCGCGGACGGTTTCCATTCAGAGGATCCCCGTTGGGATTGGCCCCATTGACGCTCACAATCACTGCGAAATCGATTTTGTTCTTAATGCTGTCCATATTTAATCCTCCTTCTCCTCTTCATTATCGTTTTTCTTTCTGTACAATTCGTTGATCTGGCAGTGGTATCCCAGCAGGAATTCTCCGCTGAGTCTGTGGTCATCCGCGAACGCGACGCTGTCGAATTTCTCCATGATCTCTGACAGCGATCTGTCATAATACGCGGATTTGGCACCAAGGCGCGCCCTGTACGGAACGAGCGCCAGCTCTATGGTTCTCCATGTCGAGTAGGGGAATTCCGAGAATCTCTGCATCATGCGCATGGCAGTGGTCTGTCTGGTCTCACCCGATTCACGCAATGCGCTCCTTTCCAAAACGTCGGCAACGGCCAAGAGCCTGCCGTACAGGTAGTCGCGCGTGTCGCGTTCTTTCTCCAATGTCATTTCATACTCTCCTTTTTTTATGTTTTTGAACATCGAGCATGCTATGCTCAAAGTCTTTCTCCATTGCCATTCCTCCATCGACAGGGGGCTGGAAGCTTTGCGGACAGCATTTTCAGCGATGTCTAGTGGGATTGGTGTCCCGTCCAGAATGCACGGGAGAATGCGTTTGACTGTCGAAGCCACGACTCTGGGCTCTGCCCTGTGCCCGAAAGCCGCCAACGCCATGTCCCTGGGGGACGGCGCCCCTACAAAAGCGATTCTTTTTTGTTTGCCCTCCTTATCCTTCTTGGAATAATATGTGTGGATCCATGCGCACGAGCTGTGCCATTTCTCGATCCTCTCGATGAAATCCGATCCCGACAGCTCGCGATGCATCAAAATCGACATGCGGCCGGGGGTTGCCGAATCCAGCTCCATCACCGTAACACGGTCCGTAATTAGCCTTGAATTGAATCCGCGAATGCGCATGCTGAGCCTGCGACCGGCTTCGACCCCGGTTGTGTATACATCTTCTATTTCGAACAATTCCTCCGCGCCTTCGGCAGGATTGAGGACCGGAGCCATCGCATCCGTCCACGACACCACGCACAATGTGTCCTCCGAATATCCTTGGCGGGATATCAGCCATCTCAGCGCGTTGTGCGCCTTCTGCGTGGCCTCATAGCCGACCCCACATGCCTGGTCTGAATTCTCGAACCTTCCTCTGAAGACGAAGCCGCTTGTATCGTTGGATGATATTATTTTGGCTTTGTCGCCAGCGTTGCGTATCTTGCTCGGATGGTTTTTGGCCAGCGGGACGTTCTTCCCGGTGACATAGCACAGGCCGCTGTCACTCATCTGAGATGTATAGTATTCAATCCATGAACGCTGAACTTCTGGATCCTTCCACGTATCCTTTTCTAAGGAATCTGGGTCCTCCACGCGCCAGCGTATGAATGCGCCTTCCTGGCCTCCGTTGATCTTCGATATCGTGAATAACGGGCATCCCTGGGACTCGTCCTTTCCTTTGAAGCGTCCTTCGTCGTCCAGTTCTATGATCCCCGATCCTCTGAGGTCTTCGAGAAGCCTTTCGGATTTCACGTAGTCCCTTACGGCTCTGACCTTGTCGCAGGCAAAATCGCTGGAACACCACCCGTCTATCTGGTCAATATAGTCAGAAAAACCGGATTTCGGAATTGAGCTCTTCTTGGATAACAAATCCGAAGATATGTGTGAGGGATAGTCCTTGACGAGATACTGAAGCTTATCCGCAAGAGGATGCGGGGACAGTCCCGATGTTCTTCCTGCGGAACTCTCGGTACAAGGTATAGTGGTGGTCTGCATGCCTTTGGGGACCGCATCGGCTCTTACGAACTCCCCGTCTTTGCTTAGAGTAATCTCGATGTGCGCCTGTACGCTGATATGGCATATCGGCAGGAGTGGATCTTCCCCCGCCATATAGTCAGGATTCCCCACACAAGCGTCGTAGACATGGATCAAAGACTCCATCCAGCCCATCGTTCATCCCCCTCGTCTGATATCTGCACTGCACAGGGGGTGTAGTCGCGAACATGCTTGCGAAGCCTGCAATCTTCTGGGGGCGGGAATTCCACCACGCCCTTCTTCATCTCCGGCATCCAGAAACGGGCGTCCAGAACGTTGTCGCCCGTTTCGTCGGCATAGTTGAATCCATGGAACATGAGGCCGAACGACATGCTCTCCAGATTG
It encodes:
- the cas7c gene encoding type I-C CRISPR-associated protein Cas7/Csd2; the encoded protein is MDSIKNKIDFAVIVSVNGANPNGDPLNGNRPRVTMEGLGEISDVCVKRKIRNRVQDMGGSIFVQSDDRTIDDFKSLRERADKVLKQYPKSKDRNGFVEAACREWFDVRAFGQLFAFKSSDGIDAVSIGIRGPVTIRPALSVCPVCTTSNQITKSVNSETGEKRGADTMGLKHRVDHGLYVIYGSVNVQLAQKTGFSDEDAKTLKEALLTLFQNDCSSARPDGSMDVERLYWWNHNCPRGQYSSAKVHSSLKIKPLCSDPRRMDDYEVAVDRLEGLEPEIY
- the cas8c gene encoding type I-C CRISPR-associated protein Cas8c/Csd1, encoding MGWMESLIHVYDACVGNPDYMAGEDPLLPICHISVQAHIEITLSKDGEFVRADAVPKGMQTTTIPCTESSAGRTSGLSPHPLADKLQYLVKDYPSHISSDLLSKKSSIPKSGFSDYIDQIDGWCSSDFACDKVRAVRDYVKSERLLEDLRGSGIIELDDEGRFKGKDESQGCPLFTISKINGGQEGAFIRWRVEDPDSLEKDTWKDPEVQRSWIEYYTSQMSDSGLCYVTGKNVPLAKNHPSKIRNAGDKAKIISSNDTSGFVFRGRFENSDQACGVGYEATQKAHNALRWLISRQGYSEDTLCVVSWTDAMAPVLNPAEGAEELFEIEDVYTTGVEAGRRLSMRIRGFNSRLITDRVTVMELDSATPGRMSILMHRELSGSDFIERIEKWHSSCAWIHTYYSKKDKEGKQKRIAFVGAPSPRDMALAAFGHRAEPRVVASTVKRILPCILDGTPIPLDIAENAVRKASSPLSMEEWQWRKTLSIACSMFKNIKKGEYEMTLEKERDTRDYLYGRLLAVADVLERSALRESGETRQTTAMRMMQRFSEFPYSTWRTIELALVPYRARLGAKSAYYDRSLSEIMEKFDSVAFADDHRLSGEFLLGYHCQINELYRKKNDNEEEKED